One genomic region from Patescibacteria group bacterium encodes:
- the thrS gene encoding threonine--tRNA ligase — protein sequence MNKDTEILRHSLAHLMAAAVQELYPEAKFGIGPVIENGFYYDFDLPEKLTPEDLLKIEKRVGELIKKDVVFTREEMDVASAIKLFKKLGQDYKVELLKDIKEKGTTKIKGDEFEEISGFKPEAVSVYSTGNFIDLCRGPHVASAKELSKMGFKLLKLAGAYWRGSEKNKMLQRIYGLAFASKKDLEEHLKMLEEAEKRDHRKIGAEQELFFIDDLVGKGLVMWQPNGVIIRNEIEKLVVEMERRAGYVRVVTPHMAKEELYLTSGHLPYYKESMYPAMVMDDGTYYLKAMNCPHHHLIFRHKSRSYRDLPMRLAEYGTCYRNELSGTLAGLLRVRGLAMNDAHIYCRRDQIKEEFKNVMELTMGYFKIFNHKDYWFRLSKWSPEHLDKYINEPDNWGYSQNVIREVLEEMGVKYVEAENEAAFYGPKVDVQFKSIIGREETMSTIQLDFVAKTRFNLNYIDETGRENNEVFVIHRAPLSTHERFLAFLIEHYGGVWPVWLSPAQVVILTVGEKHADFAGKLVEGLRAENIRAELDVSDETVGNKIRKAEKQKIPYMLVIGDKEMSSPNLQVRVRGEKEVVEMPKKEFIEKIKKEIAERK from the coding sequence ATGAATAAAGACACAGAAATTTTACGCCATTCATTAGCGCATTTGATGGCCGCGGCCGTGCAGGAACTTTATCCCGAAGCCAAATTTGGTATTGGGCCGGTGATTGAAAACGGCTTTTATTACGATTTTGATTTGCCGGAAAAGCTGACTCCCGAAGATTTATTAAAAATAGAAAAAAGGGTGGGAGAACTTATAAAAAAAGATGTAGTTTTTACAAGGGAAGAAATGGATGTGGCTTCGGCTATTAAACTTTTTAAAAAACTCGGTCAGGATTACAAGGTGGAACTTTTAAAAGATATTAAAGAAAAAGGCACTACCAAGATAAAAGGAGATGAATTTGAGGAAATAAGCGGTTTTAAGCCGGAAGCAGTGTCCGTTTACAGTACGGGGAATTTTATTGACCTTTGCCGCGGCCCGCACGTTGCTTCGGCCAAGGAGTTGTCAAAAATGGGCTTTAAACTTCTCAAGCTGGCCGGAGCTTATTGGCGGGGCAGTGAGAAAAATAAGATGCTACAACGTATTTACGGATTAGCCTTCGCCTCGAAGAAAGATTTGGAGGAGCATCTAAAGATGCTGGAAGAAGCGGAAAAACGGGACCATCGTAAAATCGGCGCTGAGCAGGAACTGTTTTTTATAGACGATTTAGTAGGTAAGGGTCTCGTGATGTGGCAACCAAATGGTGTAATTATCAGAAACGAGATAGAAAAATTGGTGGTGGAGATGGAACGTCGGGCGGGTTATGTGCGTGTGGTGACACCCCATATGGCCAAAGAAGAACTGTATCTTACTTCCGGACATTTACCGTATTATAAAGAAAGTATGTATCCGGCTATGGTGATGGATGATGGCACGTATTATCTCAAAGCCATGAATTGTCCGCATCATCATTTAATTTTCCGTCACAAAAGCAGAAGCTACCGCGACCTGCCAATGCGTCTCGCGGAATATGGCACCTGCTATCGCAATGAGCTCTCCGGTACTTTGGCGGGACTTTTACGCGTGAGGGGGTTAGCCATGAATGATGCGCATATTTATTGCCGCAGAGACCAGATAAAAGAGGAGTTCAAAAACGTGATGGAGCTAACCATGGGATATTTTAAAATTTTTAACCATAAGGATTATTGGTTTAGGTTGTCAAAATGGAGTCCGGAACATTTGGATAAATACATCAATGAACCGGACAATTGGGGATATAGCCAGAACGTTATTCGCGAGGTGTTGGAAGAGATGGGCGTCAAATATGTGGAAGCGGAAAATGAGGCGGCGTTTTATGGGCCCAAGGTTGATGTCCAATTTAAATCCATAATTGGCCGCGAGGAAACAATGTCCACTATTCAGCTTGATTTTGTGGCTAAAACGAGGTTCAATTTGAATTATATTGACGAAACTGGCAGAGAAAATAATGAAGTGTTCGTTATCCATCGCGCGCCCCTATCCACTCACGAGCGTTTTTTGGCTTTTCTCATTGAACATTACGGCGGAGTTTGGCCAGTGTGGCTTTCTCCGGCGCAGGTGGTAATTTTAACTGTCGGGGAGAAACATGCGGATTTTGCCGGTAAATTAGTTGAAGGATTAAGAGCGGAAAATATCAGGGCAGAGCTTGATGTTTCCGATGAAACCGTGGGCAATAAAATCCGCAAAGCCGAGAAGCAAAAAATACCTTACATGCTGGTTATCGGCGATAAGGAAATGTCTTCGCCCAACCTTCAGGTGCGCGTGCGCGGTGAAAAGGAAGTGGTGGAAATGCCCAAAAAGGAATTTATTGAGAAAATCAAAAAAGAGATAGCTGAAAGAAAATAA